The following are encoded in a window of Flavobacterium psychrotrophum genomic DNA:
- a CDS encoding winged helix-turn-helix transcriptional regulator, with the protein MKKCELFRYSDCPMHRSMAILGSKWKPILIYTLRERTARFGQLHASIGTISKKVLTSTLKELEADGVLLREEFKELPPKVEYSLTEKGRTLVPIIVQLAKWDNEHYESLTPALSEGEGVTTL; encoded by the coding sequence ATGAAAAAATGCGAACTCTTTAGATACAGCGACTGCCCCATGCACCGCTCTATGGCAATATTGGGCAGTAAATGGAAGCCCATACTAATCTATACACTCCGCGAGCGCACAGCACGTTTTGGGCAATTGCACGCCTCTATAGGCACGATATCTAAAAAAGTACTTACCTCTACCCTGAAAGAACTGGAAGCCGATGGTGTTTTGCTACGTGAAGAATTCAAAGAGCTTCCGCCAAAGGTAGAATATAGCCTTACCGAAAAAGGCCGCACACTGGTACCTATTATTGTACAGCTCGCCAAATGGGATAATGAGCATTATGAGAGCCTCACCCCAGCCCTCTCCGAAGGAGAGGGAGTAACTACACTCTAA
- a CDS encoding TetR/AcrR family transcriptional regulator, which yields MSPKQRIIETTLVLFANQGYNSTGINQIISEANVAKASFYQHFESKEDLCVAFLNARHEYWFDQLNSFISDKSDVKSKVIMSFDFLIHMNAKEQFRGCSFLNILSEIPNNNLKILNSIQQHKKDLRVFFSSLIGNESISDHVYMLFESCIVESQVFKSNLLIEKTKTFVNNLI from the coding sequence ATGTCGCCTAAACAACGAATTATAGAAACAACGCTTGTTCTCTTTGCAAATCAGGGGTACAACTCTACCGGAATTAACCAAATAATCTCTGAAGCTAACGTTGCGAAGGCCAGCTTCTATCAGCATTTTGAATCAAAGGAAGATCTTTGTGTCGCGTTTCTTAATGCCAGGCATGAATACTGGTTTGATCAGTTGAACAGTTTCATAAGTGATAAAAGTGATGTGAAATCTAAAGTAATCATGTCATTTGATTTTTTAATACACATGAATGCTAAAGAACAGTTTAGGGGTTGTAGTTTTCTAAACATTTTATCTGAAATCCCTAATAACAATCTGAAAATTCTAAACTCAATTCAACAGCATAAGAAAGATCTTCGCGTTTTTTTTTCATCCCTTATTGGTAATGAAAGCATTTCAGATCATGTTTATATGCTTTTTGAAAGCTGCATTGTAGAGAGTCAGGTATTTAAATCAAATCTACTAATCGAAAAAACGAAAACATTCGTTAACAATTTAATCTAA
- a CDS encoding DUF3050 domain-containing protein: MDTHTINSALAPQREELLSHPLYARVKTIDDLRHFLEGHIYAVWDFMSLLKALQIKLTCTSVPWLPVGNPEIRYLINEIVLAEETDINIEGKRQSHFEMYRDAMLDCGADIDAIDRFLEDVIATQNIFVSIRKSSLHDNIKEFLDFTFRVIEEGKPHEIAAAFTFGREDLIPAMFTEILRNFQENFPEANLDKLVYYFERHIELDADEHGPMAMQMISELCNGDATKWHEVEEVSKAALEKRIGLWNAIEEKMLQHDLASI, encoded by the coding sequence ATGGATACTCATACTATAAACAGCGCCCTGGCCCCCCAAAGGGAAGAGCTGTTAAGTCACCCTCTTTACGCACGGGTAAAAACAATAGATGACCTCAGGCATTTTCTTGAAGGCCACATCTATGCCGTTTGGGATTTTATGTCGCTGCTTAAGGCCCTGCAAATAAAACTGACCTGCACAAGCGTGCCGTGGCTGCCCGTGGGCAATCCGGAGATACGCTACCTCATTAATGAGATAGTACTGGCCGAAGAGACCGACATTAACATTGAAGGCAAAAGACAAAGCCATTTTGAAATGTACCGCGATGCCATGCTGGATTGTGGCGCGGATATAGATGCTATAGACCGTTTTTTGGAAGATGTAATAGCAACCCAGAACATATTTGTATCTATCAGGAAGAGCAGCCTGCATGATAACATCAAGGAGTTTCTTGACTTTACATTCAGGGTTATTGAAGAAGGCAAGCCACACGAAATAGCCGCCGCCTTTACCTTTGGCCGCGAAGACCTTATTCCGGCTATGTTTACCGAGATACTGCGCAACTTTCAGGAAAACTTCCCCGAAGCAAATTTAGACAAGCTTGTCTACTACTTTGAGAGGCATATAGAACTTGATGCTGATGAGCACGGCCCTATGGCAATGCAAATGATAAGTGAATTGTGTAATGGTGATGCTACTAAATGGCATGAAGTTGAAGAAGTATCTAAAGCTGCCCTGGAAAAAAGGATAGGCTTATGGAACGCCATTGAAGAGAAGATGTTACAGCACGACCTTGCCTCTATTTAA
- a CDS encoding RNA polymerase sigma factor — protein MKIIKLHTSDDTLIKKVLRNDGKAERELYERYAPKMLGICRLYIKDLHYAEDVMIQAFTRAFDNLGKFRFEGSFEGWLKRIMVREAIDFLRSRTQLRFEEIEVAEVPPVQVDDNDLDADLLQLLIDKLPEGYRTVMVLFAIEGYSHKEIAEMLGITESTSKSQLFKARKHLQEQLQLVKRLQR, from the coding sequence TTGAAAATTATAAAGCTACATACATCTGACGATACCTTAATTAAAAAGGTGCTGCGCAACGACGGCAAGGCAGAGCGGGAGCTTTATGAACGTTATGCGCCAAAGATGCTTGGTATTTGCAGGTTGTATATAAAAGATCTGCACTATGCCGAAGATGTAATGATACAGGCTTTTACACGGGCGTTTGATAACCTTGGCAAGTTCAGGTTTGAAGGGAGCTTTGAAGGTTGGTTAAAGCGAATAATGGTGCGCGAGGCGATTGACTTTTTAAGAAGCAGGACACAGTTGCGTTTTGAAGAGATAGAAGTAGCTGAGGTACCGCCCGTACAGGTAGATGATAATGACCTGGATGCAGACCTGTTGCAATTACTTATAGACAAGCTTCCGGAAGGCTATCGCACGGTTATGGTATTGTTTGCCATAGAAGGCTATAGCCATAAAGAAATAGCCGAAATGCTGGGCATTACAGAGAGTACATCAAAATCGCAGCTGTTTAAGGCGCGGAAACATTTGCAGGAACAACTGCAATTAGTAAAGAGATTACAAAGATGA
- the trxA gene encoding thioredoxin yields the protein MAQAITDATFEEVVLKSDKPVLVDFWAAWCGPCRMVGPIIEEIGHEYEGKAVVGKVDVDANQEFAAKYGIRNIPTVLVFQNGEVVGRQVGVAPKQTYTNAIDALLS from the coding sequence ATGGCACAAGCAATAACTGACGCTACTTTTGAAGAAGTAGTATTAAAATCAGACAAACCCGTATTAGTAGACTTTTGGGCAGCATGGTGTGGCCCTTGCCGTATGGTAGGCCCAATCATCGAAGAGATAGGTCACGAGTATGAAGGTAAAGCCGTTGTAGGCAAAGTAGACGTAGATGCAAACCAGGAGTTTGCTGCTAAATACGGTATCCGTAACATTCCTACTGTACTGGTTTTTCAGAATGGTGAGGTTGTAGGCCGCCAGGTAGGCGTTGCCCCTAAGCAAACATACACTAACGCTATCGACGCTTTACTTTCTTAA
- a CDS encoding DUF58 domain-containing protein: protein MKLDSQLEKISAFSRLELLANQIVEGFISGMHKSPFHGFSSEFAEHKVYNQGESTKSIDWKLYARTDRLYSKRYEEETNLRCHLIIDNSSSMHYPKLKDGQQFFENKIGFSVLASAVLMDLLKRQRDAVGLSVYSDNYEFYAPEKGSGRHHRMLLDKLEGLLTTPATAKDTDTTTFLHQIAQKMHRRSMIILFTDMFQPGNEDALFDALQHLKHDKHKVVLFHVIDKKTELGFDFDNAPRKFIDLESGEEVNLFAENVKEEYEKRVDAYFKKVAETCIQYQIKYVPVSVDENFEKILTTYLVEKQKFG from the coding sequence ATGAAGTTAGATTCTCAATTAGAAAAAATATCAGCCTTTTCGCGACTGGAGCTATTGGCTAACCAGATTGTAGAGGGTTTTATATCGGGTATGCACAAGAGTCCGTTTCATGGCTTCTCGTCAGAGTTTGCAGAGCATAAGGTGTACAACCAGGGAGAAAGCACTAAAAGCATCGACTGGAAGCTCTACGCACGTACCGACAGGTTGTACAGTAAGCGCTATGAAGAGGAAACAAATCTGCGCTGCCATCTTATTATAGATAACTCATCGAGCATGCACTACCCTAAGTTAAAAGACGGGCAGCAGTTCTTTGAAAACAAGATAGGATTCTCAGTACTGGCATCTGCTGTACTGATGGATTTGCTAAAGCGCCAGCGCGATGCGGTAGGACTTAGTGTGTATAGCGACAATTATGAGTTCTATGCGCCCGAAAAGGGCAGCGGCAGGCACCACCGCATGCTGCTTGATAAGCTGGAAGGGCTTTTAACAACCCCGGCAACAGCAAAGGATACAGATACAACCACGTTTCTACACCAGATAGCGCAAAAGATGCACCGACGCAGCATGATCATATTATTTACAGATATGTTTCAGCCGGGTAATGAAGATGCACTGTTTGATGCGCTGCAACACCTAAAGCACGATAAGCATAAAGTAGTGCTTTTTCATGTTATTGATAAGAAAACAGAGCTTGGTTTTGATTTTGACAATGCCCCGCGCAAGTTTATTGACCTGGAAAGTGGCGAAGAAGTGAACCTTTTTGCAGAGAATGTAAAGGAAGAATACGAAAAGAGGGTAGATGCCTACTTTAAAAAGGTAGCCGAAACCTGTATTCAGTACCAAATTAAGTATGTTCCGGTTTCTGTAGATGAAAATTTTGAAAAAATTTTGACGACTTACCTTGTTGAGAAACAAAAGTTTGGGTAA
- a CDS encoding nuclear transport factor 2 family protein, protein MEQKHPLPPFTLESALQKIQFAEDAWNSQNPEKIAGAYTIDSEWRNRDKFVNGRDEIVKFLADKWKKELNYKLKKEYWAHTDNRIAVRFEYEYMDLEGHWVRAYGNENWEFDENGLMAKRYASINDLPINEEDRKFK, encoded by the coding sequence ATGGAACAAAAACACCCACTCCCGCCGTTTACACTAGAATCAGCACTACAAAAAATACAATTTGCGGAAGATGCCTGGAATTCTCAAAATCCTGAAAAAATTGCCGGGGCATATACTATTGACAGTGAATGGAGAAATAGAGATAAATTTGTAAATGGCAGAGACGAAATTGTAAAATTTCTTGCTGACAAATGGAAGAAGGAGTTAAATTATAAACTTAAGAAAGAATATTGGGCGCACACGGATAACCGTATCGCAGTCAGATTCGAATATGAATATATGGATCTGGAAGGGCATTGGGTTAGGGCATACGGAAATGAAAATTGGGAATTCGATGAAAACGGTTTAATGGCAAAGAGATACGCAAGCATCAATGATTTGCCAATAAATGAAGAAGACAGAAAGTTTAAATAA
- a CDS encoding NADH:flavin oxidoreductase, giving the protein MSLETLFSPFQYKGLTLRNRFVMAPMTRAFATDGIPNQQIADYYTRRAAGEVGLILTEGTVVNRGASKNIKDIPNFYGDEALKNWKHVADSVHAAGGAIAPQIWHVGNTPYGWEPPVPFESPATMTIEDIHATIKAFADAARDAKAQGFDALELHGAHGYLIDQFFWEGTNTRTDEYGGATIKERSRFAVDVVKAVREAVGPDFVIILRISQWKQQDYTAKLAHTPAELENWLQPLTDAGVDIFHGSQRRYWEPEFDESDLNFAGWIKKVTGQPTITVGSVGLSGDFSGAFQGQGSETAGIDELIRRYERGDFDLVAVGRSLLQDPEWVQKIKAGSFDKVSAFDAASLGKLY; this is encoded by the coding sequence ATGAGTTTAGAAACCCTTTTTTCTCCCTTTCAATATAAAGGACTTACCTTAAGAAACCGTTTTGTAATGGCACCTATGACGCGTGCTTTTGCTACAGACGGAATACCTAACCAGCAAATAGCTGATTACTACACACGCCGTGCAGCGGGCGAAGTAGGGCTTATTCTTACCGAAGGTACCGTTGTTAACAGGGGGGCATCTAAGAATATTAAAGACATACCAAATTTTTATGGCGACGAGGCACTTAAGAACTGGAAACACGTTGCAGACTCTGTACACGCTGCCGGTGGTGCAATAGCCCCGCAGATATGGCACGTAGGCAACACGCCTTATGGCTGGGAGCCACCTGTGCCGTTTGAAAGTCCTGCTACCATGACTATTGAAGATATACACGCTACTATAAAAGCATTTGCCGATGCAGCCCGCGATGCTAAAGCCCAGGGGTTTGATGCTTTAGAACTACACGGTGCGCACGGTTACCTTATCGACCAGTTTTTTTGGGAAGGTACTAACACCAGGACAGATGAATATGGCGGAGCTACAATAAAAGAGCGCAGCCGCTTTGCTGTAGATGTGGTAAAAGCAGTGCGCGAAGCCGTTGGCCCTGATTTTGTAATCATACTGCGCATTTCGCAATGGAAACAGCAGGACTATACTGCAAAACTTGCCCATACACCTGCTGAGCTTGAAAACTGGCTACAGCCACTTACCGATGCCGGTGTAGATATCTTTCATGGGTCGCAGCGCAGGTACTGGGAGCCTGAATTTGACGAGAGCGACCTTAACTTTGCCGGATGGATCAAGAAAGTTACCGGGCAGCCTACAATTACGGTTGGATCTGTTGGCCTTTCAGGCGATTTCTCTGGTGCGTTTCAGGGGCAGGGGTCTGAAACGGCAGGTATTGATGAACTGATTCGCCGTTATGAGCGTGGTGATTTCGACTTGGTAGCGGTAGGACGCTCGTTGTTACAGGATCCGGAGTGGGTGCAAAAAATAAAGGCAGGAAGCTTTGATAAGGTTAGCGCCTTTGATGCGGCAAGCCTTGGTAAGCTATACTAA
- a CDS encoding SDR family NAD(P)-dependent oxidoreductase: MSKLKNKIVVITGGNSGIGFGIAEALKNEGASGAIVGRNQETLNSAVAQLGDNFIAINADVTNLADLERVFATTAEKFGKIDVIVANAGGGTVGTVATLGEADFDKTIDLNLKSVYFTVNKALPYLNDGASVILIGSNAAHRAYPNFTLYGAAKAAVIYLAKGFSSDLLDRKIRVNVITPGTTDTPAFEKFVPAEQLEGLKNHFAGQMPIGRIGQPSDIGKTAVFLASDDSSFMLGAELLVDGGMTYLAN, from the coding sequence ATGAGTAAATTAAAAAATAAGATTGTTGTAATTACTGGCGGCAATAGCGGTATTGGGTTTGGTATTGCAGAAGCTCTTAAAAACGAAGGCGCATCAGGAGCCATTGTTGGCAGAAATCAGGAAACTTTGAATAGTGCCGTTGCGCAACTGGGCGATAATTTTATAGCCATAAATGCCGATGTTACAAACCTTGCAGACCTGGAAAGAGTGTTTGCAACAACAGCTGAAAAATTTGGTAAGATAGATGTAATCGTAGCCAATGCAGGAGGCGGTACTGTAGGAACTGTAGCCACGCTGGGTGAGGCAGACTTTGATAAGACTATCGATTTAAACCTGAAAAGTGTTTACTTCACTGTTAATAAGGCACTGCCTTATCTAAATGATGGTGCTTCTGTTATCCTCATCGGGTCAAACGCAGCGCATCGGGCTTATCCTAATTTTACACTTTATGGTGCTGCAAAAGCAGCTGTTATATATTTGGCAAAAGGATTTTCTAGCGACCTTTTAGATAGAAAAATCAGGGTAAATGTAATAACACCCGGTACAACAGATACCCCGGCATTTGAAAAGTTTGTTCCTGCGGAGCAACTAGAAGGTTTAAAAAATCACTTTGCAGGACAGATGCCCATAGGCAGAATAGGGCAACCGTCAGACATTGGTAAGACCGCGGTTTTCCTCGCCTCTGATGATTCTTCATTTATGCTTGGTGCCGAGCTTCTTGTAGATGGTGGTATGACCTATTTAGCTAATTAA
- a CDS encoding metallophosphoesterase family protein translates to MTFDARKKYDRPIIKLHQPDDTYKAQPLPAPSGTYPYHLNLNKFADVSNEKFSFNMVGDTGGIRNPDGQKKIAEQMCKQIRNGNTEEQPAFLYHLGDVVYHFGEAEQYDRQFFIPYKQYTRPIFAIAGNHDSDVNPANPKPYKSLDAFSAVFCDTESRDISFSENKLRKSMVQPNVYWTLQTPLANIIGLHSNTPKYGYIGDDQRKWFVAELKAAAKERPGKAIIVCVHHAPYTADFNHGSSIPMITFLEDAFKESGVRPDIIFSGHVHNYQRFNKTYTDGKILPFVVCGAGGFDELHSLVYENDTLYSTDNRLLDNVSLQNYCDSQYGFLKITLEKTDTGVGLTGQYFALNNNGNPEPSCMDSFSYTF, encoded by the coding sequence ATGACTTTTGATGCCCGTAAAAAATACGACCGCCCCATAATTAAACTCCATCAGCCAGACGACACCTACAAAGCACAGCCTTTGCCTGCTCCATCCGGCACCTATCCTTATCATTTAAACCTGAATAAATTTGCCGATGTGTCAAATGAGAAATTCAGCTTTAACATGGTGGGTGATACCGGCGGAATTCGTAATCCGGATGGTCAAAAGAAAATTGCGGAGCAGATGTGTAAACAAATACGCAACGGCAACACAGAAGAACAACCTGCGTTTTTATACCACCTGGGCGATGTTGTGTACCATTTTGGCGAGGCAGAGCAGTACGACAGGCAGTTCTTTATCCCTTACAAGCAGTATACACGCCCTATCTTTGCCATTGCAGGCAACCACGACAGCGATGTTAATCCGGCCAATCCTAAGCCTTATAAAAGCCTTGATGCGTTTAGCGCCGTATTTTGTGATACCGAGAGCCGGGATATCTCCTTTAGCGAAAACAAGCTGCGCAAAAGTATGGTACAGCCTAATGTTTACTGGACATTGCAGACACCGCTGGCTAACATTATAGGGCTACACAGTAATACCCCAAAATATGGCTATATAGGCGACGACCAGCGCAAATGGTTTGTTGCCGAATTAAAAGCCGCAGCTAAAGAGCGCCCCGGCAAAGCAATTATAGTGTGTGTACACCACGCACCTTATACCGCCGATTTTAATCACGGATCAAGCATACCCATGATAACATTTCTTGAAGATGCCTTTAAAGAAAGCGGTGTGCGCCCTGACATCATTTTTAGCGGACACGTACACAATTATCAACGCTTTAATAAAACGTACACAGACGGCAAAATACTGCCCTTTGTAGTATGTGGCGCGGGTGGTTTTGACGAACTGCATTCTCTGGTGTATGAAAATGATACTTTATACAGCACAGATAACCGTTTGCTGGATAATGTAAGCCTGCAAAACTATTGCGACTCTCAATACGGTTTTCTTAAAATAACACTTGAAAAAACCGACACAGGAGTTGGGTTGACAGGGCAATACTTCGCATTAAATAATAATGGCAACCCTGAACCAAGTTGCATGGATAGCTTTAGTTATACGTTTTAA
- a CDS encoding bifunctional helix-turn-helix transcriptional regulator/GNAT family N-acetyltransferase, translating to MKIYEKTGKMALGSRLRQLTATMTDDASKIYEMYDAQFVPKWFPAFFALAEEGPQTITEIADYIGHSQPSATKIIKEITAAGLCENIKSSDKRRNTVQLTEKGILLSKKFLTQYLDIDAAVDKMLKEATHNLWQAVEEWEFLLEKQSLLKRVQEQKKLRESKDVVIVPYEDKYLSAFVTLNREWITQYFEMEDEDFKVLNNPEEYILKSGGKIFVALYMDEPVGVCALHKIDDHTYEMVKMAVSPKAQGKSIGWLLGKAIVEEATRLGAYKVTLESNTILKPAIKLYEKLGFKKVASHPSPFKRANIHMELNL from the coding sequence ATGAAAATTTACGAAAAAACAGGAAAAATGGCACTGGGCAGCAGGCTCAGGCAGCTCACCGCCACCATGACAGATGATGCCAGTAAGATATACGAAATGTATGATGCCCAATTTGTACCTAAATGGTTTCCGGCATTTTTTGCACTTGCAGAAGAAGGCCCACAAACCATTACAGAAATTGCAGATTATATAGGACATTCTCAGCCGTCTGCAACTAAAATAATTAAGGAAATAACTGCGGCAGGACTTTGTGAAAACATAAAGTCGTCTGATAAACGCAGAAATACCGTGCAGCTTACAGAGAAAGGAATATTGTTATCTAAAAAGTTCCTTACACAATATTTAGACATTGATGCAGCGGTTGACAAGATGCTTAAAGAAGCAACGCACAACCTTTGGCAGGCTGTTGAAGAGTGGGAATTTTTACTGGAAAAACAGTCACTATTAAAAAGGGTACAGGAACAAAAAAAACTGCGCGAAAGCAAAGATGTTGTAATAGTGCCGTACGAAGACAAGTACCTGTCTGCCTTTGTAACACTTAACAGAGAATGGATAACGCAATATTTTGAAATGGAAGACGAAGACTTTAAAGTACTCAACAATCCGGAGGAATATATACTTAAATCCGGAGGCAAAATATTTGTAGCGCTTTACATGGACGAGCCCGTGGGGGTATGTGCCCTGCATAAGATAGATGACCATACGTATGAAATGGTAAAAATGGCGGTGTCGCCAAAAGCCCAGGGCAAGAGCATAGGTTGGCTACTGGGTAAAGCCATTGTAGAAGAAGCCACCCGACTGGGCGCATATAAAGTAACCCTGGAGAGCAATACGATTCTAAAACCTGCCATAAAGCTATACGAAAAGCTTGGTTTTAAAAAAGTTGCAAGCCACCCCAGCCCCTTTAAACGTGCCAACATACACATGGAACTGAATTTATAA
- a CDS encoding winged helix-turn-helix transcriptional regulator, protein MGCKIEEFRQEQKKRMRAVQDAMDTLNGKWKISIITSICCYGTRRFSDILNDVVGISNRMLSKELKELEINELIKRTVLNTQPVTVQYELTAHGDTLQTIITNLTDWGIVHRNKIAGK, encoded by the coding sequence ATGGGGTGCAAAATAGAAGAGTTTAGACAGGAACAAAAGAAAAGAATGCGAGCCGTTCAGGATGCAATGGACACGCTAAATGGAAAATGGAAGATATCTATCATCACATCCATCTGCTGCTATGGCACAAGACGGTTTTCGGATATATTGAATGATGTTGTTGGGATATCTAACAGGATGTTAAGCAAAGAATTAAAGGAACTGGAAATAAATGAGTTGATAAAACGCACCGTTTTAAACACACAGCCCGTAACGGTTCAATACGAACTTACAGCACATGGCGATACGCTACAAACCATAATAACCAATCTTACTGATTGGGGAATTGTACACAGAAATAAAATTGCAGGCAAATAA